Below is a genomic region from Methanosphaera sp. ISO3-F5.
GTTTATAATATTCTTCGGGGTTTGTTTCTACTGTAATTACTTCTTTATTTTTCATATTTTTGAAAAAGGTGGTATGTGGATAATCCCAGAAATTATTTGTAAAAATGTAATCATTGTATTTAATGATTCCAAATATTGATTCAAAGAACATATCCATAATTAAATAATCAATATTATCATTTAATTTGTTGAAATAGGACTTGTTTAAATCCTCTTTAATTATGCTGGTACTATATTTATAATCGGGCACATTATCTGGTATTTCAATTGATTTTTCATTAAATGGAACTGGTTTTGACATTAAACTAATCAAAGATGTTCTTACACCATGTACGCAGCGTTTAAAATATTCTTTATAATTGGAATTATGTGCACTTCTAAAATTATCTGCTGAAATACATGATCCGAAAAAAGCTAAGTTGATCATAAAATCACTCAATTATATTTTTAGTAATCTAATTATTTCATCTGCAATTTTATTCATTCCATAATCTGTGTAATGGCATCCATCTATACACACATAATCATACTCATCTTCTTCAAAAATATTTTTTTGATTTAGAAGTACTGTATTCTCATTATTTGTGATAGCATTTTTATAAGTATTTTTAACTATCTCATCATATGGATCGAGTCCTTTCCAATTATTAAAATTTGATGATGTCATTAAAATAATTCTTATTCTTGGATGATATTCTCTTATTTTTTTATAAAATTTTTCATATCTACTTTCGAATTCATATTTATTAAATGCATTTCTTGTATAATCAATAACTATTCCTGAACAATTAAATTTACCAATTAAATCTGCCATTTCTTCAGAGCCTCTACAACATAAAGAAATTGATAAATTTAATATATTTTTATCTAATTTTTTACTTATCATATTTGGAAAAGTATTACTACTTCTTGAAGCTGCAGCACCTTGGGTAATTGAATTTCCATAAAATATTATTGGGATATTTTTCTTTCCATCATATTCTATCGGAAAAATATTAGATTTTTTTTCAATACCTATATACATTTCTTCGATTACATTATAACTTGGTAAAAATATGCATAAAAATCCATTTAATGAATTATTTATAATTTCTGCAAACAAATTTTCTCCGTCTTTTGGTGAAAAAACAGTTCTATGAATATATTCATTGTTTATAACATTATAAACATCAAAACCCATAGAATTCCAATTAACCATCTTATGATAGCCCCATTTTCGTTTTAATCTAATTTTAAATATTATTTTCGATGAATCCGTTTTAAAACGAATTCTAACACCACAAGGAGATTTATTTAAATTATTCATTTCTTGAACAGCAACTTCTCCAAATTGTTTCATTTCTTTTTGAACAACCGGAGGAAATTTATTAAAATCTACTATATTATTACAAGTATTCACTAATCCAAAAAAATATTCTGGATGTTCCATAAAATTAATGAATACATATTCATCTTCATTAATGTTTAATATTTTATCATTTATATTTTCAAGGTATTGCATTTTAAATCTCCTTTATTATATTTGAAAATTTTTTATATAACATTATGTTTCCTGTGTCATTAATGTAATAATTACTTGAAGTACATATATCTTTATTATTTGAATCATATAGTTCTGAAAAGTTGAAATATTTAATTTCTTTATATTTTTTTGTTGTTTTTTTGATGTTGGTGATTTTTTGTTTTTTTGTGTTGTTGATTGTTGACCAGCAGATTATATTTTGTGTTTTTAGAGTTAGTTGTTGTAGTATTTCGTTTAAATTTTCTTGTACTATTGAATCATCTTGGTTATAATAATCTATTTCGAATATTATTAAGTCATATTTTTTTATGTTATTGTTTTTTAGGTAGTAATTTATTTTGTCTAAGTAATTTCTATTGTTGAATGTTATTGTGTCGATTTTGTGTTTTGTTTTTCTTTTTAATATGTTGGGGAACATTGTTCCGGTTGTTGTGCATCCAATTCCATAGCTGTGAATTCCGCCTAGTATTAGTATGTTTTTTTCGTAGTTTGGTTGGTTGTTTTTTATTTCTTTTTGGTTATCTATTTCTATTGATATGTTGGTTAGGTTGCTTAGTATTGGTCCGTAAATTATGTATTCATGTTCTTTGTTGTCATTTATCATTTGTGTTAAGTCGATTGTTTTTTCATTATATCTGGCGTATGTTTCGATGTTGTACCATTGGTTATTTTTTTTATATAGTATTGTTAGTCCTTCTCTTGCGGTTATTCCAACATGGGGGTAGTTTCCTGTATTTTTATTTTTGACGTTGTATTTTATTGTTATTTTGTTTGCGTTTGTTTTGAAGTTGAATGGTTCGTTTTTTTGTATTATGTTTTGGTTTGGGTGAATTTCGTATTTTAATATTTTTTTATCTTTTGTTTCTATTATTTTGTTTGTTGTGTTTGTGTTTTTATTCATGTTTTTCATCCCATAACATGTTTTGAGTTTGATTTATAACGATTACATCATAGTTTTTTTCTATATAATCCTCGAATCTTTTTATCATAGGATTATGAATTTCATTTAATTTATTAAATGGTTCATCAAATATAATATTTTTATTTGAATTTAAACCCCAAGGAGTTAATTTTACTTTATTTAGTATTATTGTTATGTTTGGGTGGTCTTTTTTCATTTTTTTGAAAAATTGGTCGCAACTTTTTGTCCATAGTTTATAATATTCTTCGGGGTTTGTTTCTACTGTAATTACTTCTTTATTTTTCATATTTTTGAAAAAGGTGGTATGTGGATAATCCCAGAAATTATTTGTAAAAATGTAATCATTGTATTTAATGATTCCAAAAAAGGATTCAAAGAACATATCTATAATTAAATAATCAATATTATCATTTAATTTATCAAAGAATGTTTTGTTCAAATCATCATAAATATAACTTTTACGTGATAAATAATCTGTAATAGACTCAGGTATATCTATATATTTTTTGTCAAATGGGACAGCTTTTGATGTTAAACTAATCATAGACATTCTTACTCCATGTAGTTCACGATTAAAATATTCTTTATAGTTTGGATTAAAGATACTTCTGAAAGTATCGATAGAAGCACATGATCCGAAAAAAGCTAAGTTAATCATATATTCACCTAATTATTTTTTATCCAAGCATAATTTCTTTGACAATTATTATTATCTGAAAATTTGTAGAATTTTTCTACTCTTTCTTTATATTTTGACTTCATTAAACAATTATTTTCTAAATATTTTCTTATAGTCTCGATTAGCAAGTCCTCTGTTTTAATAATCTCTCCAAAGCCCATATTTTCATAATTAAAATAACTTTTTTTAGTATCAAAATTAAACTGTTCATAATATTGATAATATATTATAGGTTTCTTTAAATATGCAAAATCAAAAGATACTGATGAATAATCAGTAATTAATAAAGATGATTCTCGGAATAATTTATCGTATGGAATGGAAGTTCCATTAATAACCTCTTTAGGAATTTCTAATAAATGGATATATTTCTGAAGATTTGGATGTGGTTTAAACACTAATTTATATCCATTGTTATGCAATATTTCAAATAATTTTTTATTATTTAATAATTTTTTTAAATTTTTAAAATATGTTGAAGATAACAATTCCTCTTTATTATCATCATTATTTCGCCAAGTTGGAACTAATAATATTTGCTTTTTAATATCTTTTTTGTTTGTTTTCAATAAATCGTGTCTAGGAAATCCTAATATTTTTATAATATTTTCATTATACCCATATCCTGAATTTATAAATGAATCATGTTCATATTTTGAAACAGTTGAAATTAAAGATAAATTTTTTTCATATCTTTTTAACCAAGTTGAAACATTGTTTACTGTAACTCCATGTTGAATAAAGTATTTTTTTGCAGTAGTTAACCCACAATAATATGAATAATAAGGATAAAATGGATTATGTACTTCTTCATCAGGATGTGAAACTATTATTTTATCAGCAAATAAATATAATAATTTATGTTTTAAACTATTATATTTGATGATGTGTTTCTTATGTTTTAATTTTGAATAATCTTCACTATTTTCACTAATTACATAAAATTTCATTATGTTATCCTTTTGATTAATAGCATAATTAAATAATGCTTCAGAATTATCTCCAGCTAGATTTATTCTATCCATAAAAATCCATATATTTTTCAAATATTTAAAATATTTAATTATAGGGAACAATAGTAAATAGATAAGTCTTAGTTTATAAGTATGTTTAAATACAGGATTATCATTATTTTTAAATTGTTTTAATGTATCTTTTTCTAATTTTACTAATTTTTTATATGAATAAGGATATATTTTGAAAGAATTATTTTCATATGTTAATATAGTATCTTGATAAATTGAATACTTATTATATTTTGATATATTACAAAATTTATTAAAGTTAATACCTACATTTACAGTTTTTAAATTATCTTTTGAAAAATCTTTTTTATTCTTATTTTTATGATAATTCAATTCTAGATTTACACTATTAATTTCAGCAGAGTCTAAAGGTATTTCTATTTCAAAACTTGAGTTATATTTCCATATTTTTGATAAAAATTTTTTATCTTTACGTAATGTATAAAAAATAGGTTTTGATATATACCTTTCTTGATTATTTTTTATAGCAGATATTGAAAGATGTTCCCGATTAAAATATGAATTAAATAATCCTGAAATTAGTAATTTTGATTCCTTGATTTCTATTATATCTAACCAAATTTGATGAGTTTTTAATTGATCTAAAACAATTTTGTTTGTTTTAAGTTTAACATTATTATTTTCGATAATAATTTTTTGTCCATTTTTTAGAGTATAAAAAAATTTTTTTAAATCTTTGTTTTTAATATTAAAATTATTTAGAATAACTTCATTTTCTATATAATTTAAGATTATATTTAAATAATATAAAAATTCTTCATGTTCCATATCATCTTTAAATACATTTATGTCTGATATATTTAAAATCCATTGAATATCATACGCCATCATGTATTGAATGAAATATGGTATATGTAACTCATAGTCTAAACAATATTTAATTAAATCTAAAAAATGATATTTTAGTCTAGGAGTATAATGTAAAAAATTGTTTCCCATAGTATCCAATGTTGATTTTTCATTTTCTCTTCTTCTATAGAAATATTTTGATGAATTAATGACACCCAATGTTTTTTTATTTAATAATATTTTGTTTATTACATTTGCATCTTCAGAACCCATAAATCCTGTCTTAAATCTAATATTTTCAAACATTTCCGATTTAATAAATGTTGAAGATATAGTTAATTGGGGATTGTTTGGTTCTTTTAAAAGATCAATTACTCTTTCTTTCTTAAATTTATAATTTAATATGTGAGGAGAGTTGGTTCTTCCAAATTGATATAAGGGGAGTGCGACAACATCTGTTTCATCAGAATGCTTTTCAAAGAAATTATAAACATCTTTGAAACAATTATAACTTAAATAATCATCACTATCTAAAAAATTAACATATTTTCCTTTAACATGGTTTAATCCATAATTTCTTGCACTTGATTGCCCTTGGTTTTCTTGTTTTAATGATAATATATTATCTGGATATAACTGTTGATATTTATCAATAATTTCTTGGGATGAATCAGTACTTCCATCGTTTACTAAAATTAATTGTACATTATGTACAAAACCAATTGATTGTGTTATTATGGATTGAATCGCATCATCTAAATATTTTTCAGTATTATAAATGGGCATAACTACTGTGAACTCTTTAAATGAATCTTTTTCTTTAAATGTTTCATAAGTATTGGATAATAATAATTTTTTTGTTCTATTTCTAATTTTAATATCTAATTCATTTATATTTAGTTTATATTCATCTTCATCTGTTTTGTTGAAGGATATAATGCTACTAAAATCTTCTTTAAGAAGTTCCCAAAATTCTGATTTATATTTGGGTGCAGTCTGTGAATATCTTGTTAAACAACCATTAATCATTTTATTATATAATTGTTTTTTATATATTTTTAAACGATCTTTTTTAATGAAAATGTCTCTAATATGTTTAAAAACTTTTACAATGTCTTTATAATTATTGTCTGAATTAGATGTTACAGTAGATCCATATCGATTAATTCGATATGTATATAATGGTTCTTCAATTACTGACATTCTAATAGCATTTAAATATATATTATAGAAAAATACTTCATCTTCAAATATTATATTTTCTGGAAATTTAATATTCTTGTTTAATAAAAAATTTTTATTATATAATTTATTAATAGGGGTAACTGATATTTCATTAGTAAATTCTAAGGTGTGCCAATGATTAAAAACTGGTTTTTTAAAGTTATCAAAACATTTTAAAGAATAATACCAATCATTTGTATTTTCCTTTTTAGTAATATCATCATATGTCTTAACAGCACACATTACAATATCTAAATCTTTTTGTATAGCTTTTTCATATAACTTTTTAAACATATCTTTATCAATGAAATCATCACTGTCTACAAAACCTATATATTTTCCAATTGCATGATCAATACCTAAATTTCGAGCAATTGCTTGACCTTCATTTTTCTTTGAAATAATTTTTATTCTAGAATCTTCTTTAGCATATTTCTCAATAATTTTTAAAGAATTGTCTGTTGATCCGTCATCAATACAAATTATTTCTATTTCTTTTAATGTTTGATTTATAACACTTTTTAAGCATTCGTCTAAGTATTTTTCAACATTATATACTGGGATAATTATGGAGACTTTGATATTTTCGTTATACTTTTGATTATTATTAATTATTTTCTTTAAATGAGTATTGTCAATAGAATTATATTCATTAAATTTGATATTTTTAAACAGATTTATGAAATCTTCATTTATATATTCTGTTTTTATTAAATTTTTTTCATCGATATGTTCTAGAATTTTTTTAATGTTATTATATATTTGTGGAAAATTGTTTAATAAATAATTTAAATTTGCATTTAAAATGAATTCCTTTAAATCATATAAAATGTTTTCTTGAATGAATGTTGGAACATTTTTAAATTCATTTAAACATTTATCTAATAATTTTAAATGACATTCATCAAATCTTTTAGAATAATACTTTTTATCAAATATTATGCTATCAGAAATTCCTAAAAAGTCCATATGTTTTCTGTAATAATACTTTGCTTGATTTATAAAACAAACATTGCTATTATACAATAAATAAGTATTTACGAATAAAAAATCTTCTGAAAAATTTAAATTTTCGTTAAATGTAATGTTATTTTTTTCTATTTTTGCTGAGTTGAAAAATGTATTTGTTACAGAAGTAACTGGATAAGGATACTCCTCTTTTAAATTGAATACTTTGTTTAAATATTTTTTATTTACAATATTTTCTCTGTTTTCTTGTTCAAAATAAATTTTTTTGATTGAAACTAAATCCACATTTGTACTATTAAAAGTATTATACACTTCTTCTAGACAGTTTTCAGACAAGTAATCATCACTATCTAAAAAATTTATATATTCTCCCTTAATGTATTTTAGGCCCTGATTTCTTGCATTTGATTGTCCTTGATTTTCTTGTTTTATTGTTACAATATTGTCTGGGTATAATTTTTTATAGTAATCTATTATATTTTGTGAAGAATCTGTACTTCCATCGTTCACTATAATTAATTGGACATTGTTTACAAAACCAATGGTCTGATTTAAAATAGAATCAATTGATTTATCTAAATAGTTTTCAGAATTATAAACACTCATTATAATTGAAAATTTAAATGGAATACTGTTATTTGAAGGTATATCCTCAAAATTAATGAAAATCACCACGATTAATAATTAAAATGTTTTTAGAAGTTAGTTATATATACTATAACAAATGCATCGTTTTTTTATAATTTTAATATAATATAGAAAAATTTCATACTAAAATAAACTATTGATTAAATCTCTTTGTTCAGTATATAATTTGTTATATTAAGCTATAACGAAATAAATAAATACGAAACATTGTTAAATTTCATTAAATTAAATAATTTTAATTAATTTCAAAAAAAAAATTGATATAACATATTAATTTAATTAAAAAATTAAAAGATATTTATCCTTCAAAAACAGTTCATACAATCTTTTAATATTTATCTTAAAGTATAAGTTTAAATAGGGAATAAAATATTTTTTAAATAACATTTCGATGAGATATAAATAGACAAATAATATTTAATTATTACCACATAAAATTAAGATTACATAATTTGTTTGTTAGTAATAACATGAAAAATAGCTAAAATATTATCAAAAGAAGTTATTTAAAATACATAATATTATATATTTATTTTGATAAATGATATATTAGTAAATATTTTAAAGAAATTGTTCGTTATAGCTTAATATAACGAAATGAAATAAAAACTAATAATTTTATAATATATTATTAATTTAAAGGAAAATAATTTATTTTTTAAAAGAATGTTTTTTCTGTAATTATTTAATATTTTTTTTTATTTGGTTTGATTATTTTAAAATTAATTAAATAAGAGGTTATTTAATTGTATGATTTATCTATAATATTAATGGGAAATGATGATGAAAAAATTAAAAATATTATTGAATCAATCCTAGAAAATAATGATAAAAATGATTTAGAAAAAATAGAATTCATTATTAATAATGATTTAGCATATGCTAATCTTAATAAAAGGGACTTATTTTATTTAAATATTAACTTAATTAATTCTAAAGATTCTTTTAATGGTTATAATCAAGCATTAAATAATGCAAAAGGATCTTATTTATTTTTTCATGATTTAAATGATACTCTATTTAATTATTCTATTAATTTAATGATTTCTAGTATAAAAAATAAGGGTAATGATATTTTAGTGTATGATTATATAAACGTAAATAAAAATGAATATATTCCAAATAAAATATTCTCCTCATCAAATAAAAATTCTGAATTAAATATAAATAATATGGATTTGATATCAAATCATACAATTTTAGGATCCTATCTTTTCAAACGAAAGTTATTAATAGATAATAATATCCAATTTAGGTCATTATTGGATTATAACTTCGTATTCATTATAGAAACTTTATTACACAGTGACAATATTAGTTATTTAAATAAAATTCTTCTTAAACATGGCTTAAAAAATAGATCCAATGATTTTTCTTATTATTTGAGTAAAATTGATACATTTAATTATTTATCTGACTTAATTAATAATGAAGATCCAAATTTTTTAGATTGTTTAACTTATGAATTAATTAATTATATTGAGAACTTTATTAAAAGTGATTTAAGTAAAAGAGAAAGATTTGATATAATTATTTATGGAAGTACTTTTTTTGAAAATTTTGTGGATAAATTGGATAAGAGGTATGATAAATATAATTTATTTTTAAGATTAATCAAACAAAGATTAATAAATGAATCAGTTGAAGTATCCCTTTTATTAAAAAATATAATTACTGAAGATACTGTTGAGTTAATTAATTTAGATAATAGGGAAATAATATTTGTTTTTTATGGATTAGAGTATGAAATAGGTGGAATGGCTAAAGCAATTTTCAATAGAGCGAATATATTAGTTAATCAAAACCTTAACATTACACTAATTAATTTAGAACCGTATGTGAACCATAATATATTAGAAAAATTTCATGATTATAATTTTATTGAAAAAAACTTTCGTAAGTTGGGTTATTTAGATGAAAATCTAAAGTTATTTAATATTTTTGATTATTTATATAAAAAAAATTCTACAGATAAAAATGATACATACCAATCAGATGAGTATAACTTAATCAATAAAAGTAAAAAAGTCAATTTCATTAACGATTACATAATTGAATCTATTGATACACAAGATGATTCAGAAATATACTATTATTATGACTTAAATGACTTTGAAGATAATGAAATAACTGTAATTAAAAAACTTAATACAGCACCAATTCCAACAAACCTGGAAGAATTAAGTATTTCAAAAGATTTTAATAAAAAAATTCTTAAATCCGAATTATATATAGGGGATACATTAAGAATTAGGAACGAGTATCATAAATCAAATTATATACTTTTTGAACGTTTTTATGGTAATGATGGATTTAACTTTTTAACTATTCATCATCATAAAGGTCCTAATTTCATTTTGAAAAACAAGAATAATAAATCAGAAATTTACTTCAAAAGTATACAAGAATTATTTGGTTATTTATTAGAATATTACTGTTTAAGTTCTTCAAATAAACCATTTTTAGTAAATGATTGTTCTGGTCCGATACCTAGTATTGAAAATGTATCTGGTGAAGTAGCATATACTATTGGAAATCTGCATTCTAATCCTTATTTAGAATCTCATTGTTATGGAAGTAAGATGAGGGAAATTTCAATATTAAAAAATATTAAAAAATTAGATTCATTAATAACTCTTACTAATTCAGAACAAAAAGATTTAATTAAAGAATTTAAAACAGATAACATATTCGTTATTCCGAATACATTAGATTTTAAGGAAATAATAGAATTAGACCAGATGAATATTCCTAAAAATAATAAAAAATTTTCAATTTTTGCAAGAATTGCGAGTGAAAAAAATTTATCTGATCTAATTCAAGCATTTGCACAAGTTACTCAAGTAGATCCTGATGTTTTTTTATGTATTTATGGAAGATCTTTAACAGATGATGAAATTAAAGAATATGAAAAACTTAAAAAATTAATTAAAGAATTACATTTAGAAAATAATGTTTTCTTTAAGGGACATATTGAAAATGTATCCGAAGAAATAAGAACATCCATAGCTACATTGCTAGTTTCGGATATTGAAGGTATGCCAATGGTTATCATTGAATCTATGATGAATAAAGTACCTGTAATTAGTTATGATATAAATTTTGGGCCAAGGGATGTAATTACTAATAATGTTGATGGATTTATTGTAAAACAATATGATATAGATGAATTATCTGAAAAGATATTGTATCTATCTAAACATCCGGAATTATCAGAGACTATGGGTATCAAGGCAAGGGAAAATATAATGGAAAATTATTCCTCAGATAAAATTTATACTAAATGGGCAAATGTTTTTCAGAAAACTTATGCAATCAATACACTAAAAAAATATAAGCTATTAACGGATTTAAATGAAAACAGGACTAGAATAAACGAATTAGAAAATAATTTAAACGAATCTAAATTAAAAATAAAACGGGATAATATTCAATTAAATAAAAATATTAATTTATTAAAACATGAAATTGAACAAGAAAATCATAATATAAATATTATTCATCAAGATACGGAACATATAAACACTACTATAAAATATTATCAAGTAAACAGTAAGTTTAAAAGAAAAATTTTATTCTTCCTTCCATTTTTATATATTCTGTACTGTCATAAGGATATAATTTCAACATTTAAATTATATTATAAATTACAAGATAATCCTTGGTTTAATATAGGATATTATTTAGATAAAAATCAAGATATTTCCCGTAAGAAATGGTGTGAATATTTAACGATTGAATTACATTATGTTTGTCATGGATTTTATGAAAAACGATTACCAAATCATGATTATAAAAATAATTTAACTAAAGAACAATTAATTAACATTTTAAAAGAGGATAATAATGTATAAGATTTCAGTAATTTTACCAGTATATAATGTTGAAAAAACTATTAATTCAGCATTTGATTCCTTGTTAAATCAAACAATAGGTTTTTCAAATCTTGAAATAATATTTGTTGATGATTGTTCAACAGATAATAGTGCTAATATTATAAAAAATTTAATGAAAAAATATTCAAACATTAAATATTACAAACTAGATGAAAATAGTGGAGTTGGAGGAAAACCACGTAACCTAGGAATAACATATGCAACATCTAAATATGTCATGTTTTTAGATCCTGATGACACGTATTACGAAGATGCATGTGAATTATTATATGTGAATATGATTAGTAATAATGTGGATATGGTTTCAGGTAATTTTACTATTAAAAAAAATAATACACGAATAAAAGCCGAAAACTTTGAAAATTATATGAATATACATTATGGAACTTATAAAATTCAAAATATTAGAGAAAATACAAGTTTATTAAAATTATCACCTGCGGTTTGGACAAAAATATTTAAGAGATCATTTTTAATTAATAATAAAATAGAATTTTTAGAATATGTGCCAGCTGAAGATTTATATTTTGTTTATAAAGCATTAATAAATGCTAATGGGATAATGTACATTGATGAAAACATAGTATATTATGATACTCGAACAGATGAAAATGAATCCATGTCTGTAACATCAATCCGTAATAATAAAATGTTAATCGGTTATATTTATGCATATAGGAAATTATTCCATTTATTAAACAATTTTGATAATAAGTTAGGTTGGATTGCTTCAATGCATTTATATTTCGGATCTATTCAATTTGTACATAGTACTCTATCCAAATCAGATAAATTAGAATTTCTATCAAATGCCCGAAATTTATATAAAGTATTTATGAATAATGGAAAATTAAAACCATTTAAAAATTATGAGAATTTATTTAAATTAATTTTAAATAACAAACTAATTAACGCTATAAATGTTTCAGAACAAATGAAATATTACTTAGATGAAAATAAAAAGTTAGAAACTGATTTAATATATTATTTATTAATTAATAAAAAAGAGAAAAAAACAAAGTTAGACAATGTCATGAAAAAATATGAATTGTTAAGAAAAAATAATTATGACATTATTTTAGTTGAAATTGATATTAACTCTAAAATTAATAGAAAAAATATCCAAATAAATTATTCTGATCTTGAAATTTCTAATAAACAACTTAATCTAAAAAATAAAAGAATTAGTATTTCAGATAATTCATATATTAACTCTTCTAAAAATACTGCAAATAATCTAATTAATAAACTGTGGAAAAATAAAATATTAAAAGATGAATCTGATCTAGTGTCTTATATAATAAACAGAGAAAATATTGAAACAAACAGAGATTATGGAATAATCAATGAATATAATGACAACATCACTAATTCATTTAATCTAAATTCATATGAAATAACTTTACCAAAGTATGATAAGTCCAATAATTTTTTTAAACAATGGAAAGAATCTCATAAAAATTATTATTGGAATAAGATAAATGATGAATCAAAAATAATTTTATTAAATGAAACAGAAAATAAAAAAAATAATTTACTAAAAGAACTAAATAAATTAGAAAATAATCAATATAAATCCAATTATACGGTTTTAAATAAACTTAAAACGAATAAACATAACACACATAAAATTTTCACGGATATTGATGAAAGATATGCTCATAAAAAAACAACATTAGAATATTATAAATTAAAAAGCAAAATTAAAAAGAAATTACTTTTGTTTTTACCTTACTTATACATTATTTATAAACATGAAAATATACTAACAAATTTTAAATTATACTCATTATTACAGGATAATAATTGGTTCAATACAGGATATTACTTAAATAAAAATTCAGACATTTCCAGAAATAAATGGTGTAAACTATTTACTCCCGAAACACATTATGTATGCCATGGACATAACGAAAAAAGAAAACCTAATCCTAATTATGATATTAATTTAACAAAAAAAGAAATTATTAAACAATTGGAAATAAAGTGATATTATGATAATTATTAAATTAAAAGGTGGTTTAGGAAATCAATTATTTCAATATGCTTTTGCATGTTCATTAGCTCATTCATTACATGTTGAATTATTTTTAGACATTTCCTATTTTTCACATAATGAACCAAGAAA
It encodes:
- a CDS encoding glycosyltransferase; the protein is MIFINFEDIPSNNSIPFKFSIIMSVYNSENYLDKSIDSILNQTIGFVNNVQLIIVNDGSTDSSQNIIDYYKKLYPDNIVTIKQENQGQSNARNQGLKYIKGEYINFLDSDDYLSENCLEEVYNTFNSTNVDLVSIKKIYFEQENRENIVNKKYLNKVFNLKEEYPYPVTSVTNTFFNSAKIEKNNITFNENLNFSEDFLFVNTYLLYNSNVCFINQAKYYYRKHMDFLGISDSIIFDKKYYSKRFDECHLKLLDKCLNEFKNVPTFIQENILYDLKEFILNANLNYLLNNFPQIYNNIKKILEHIDEKNLIKTEYINEDFINLFKNIKFNEYNSIDNTHLKKIINNNQKYNENIKVSIIIPVYNVEKYLDECLKSVINQTLKEIEIICIDDGSTDNSLKIIEKYAKEDSRIKIISKKNEGQAIARNLGIDHAIGKYIGFVDSDDFIDKDMFKKLYEKAIQKDLDIVMCAVKTYDDITKKENTNDWYYSLKCFDNFKKPVFNHWHTLEFTNEISVTPINKLYNKNFLLNKNIKFPENIIFEDEVFFYNIYLNAIRMSVIEEPLYTYRINRYGSTVTSNSDNNYKDIVKVFKHIRDIFIKKDRLKIYKKQLYNKMINGCLTRYSQTAPKYKSEFWELLKEDFSSIISFNKTDEDEYKLNINELDIKIRNRTKKLLLSNTYETFKEKDSFKEFTVVMPIYNTEKYLDDAIQSIITQSIGFVHNVQLILVNDGSTDSSQEIIDKYQQLYPDNILSLKQENQGQSSARNYGLNHVKGKYVNFLDSDDYLSYNCFKDVYNFFEKHSDETDVVALPLYQFGRTNSPHILNYKFKKERVIDLLKEPNNPQLTISSTFIKSEMFENIRFKTGFMGSEDANVINKILLNKKTLGVINSSKYFYRRRENEKSTLDTMGNNFLHYTPRLKYHFLDLIKYCLDYELHIPYFIQYMMAYDIQWILNISDINVFKDDMEHEEFLYYLNIILNYIENEVILNNFNIKNKDLKKFFYTLKNGQKIIIENNNVKLKTNKIVLDQLKTHQIWLDIIEIKESKLLISGLFNSYFNREHLSISAIKNNQERYISKPIFYTLRKDKKFLSKIWKYNSSFEIEIPLDSAEINSVNLELNYHKNKNKKDFSKDNLKTVNVGINFNKFCNISKYNKYSIYQDTILTYENNSFKIYPYSYKKLVKLEKDTLKQFKNNDNPVFKHTYKLRLIYLLLFPIIKYFKYLKNIWIFMDRINLAGDNSEALFNYAINQKDNIMKFYVISENSEDYSKLKHKKHIIKYNSLKHKLLYLFADKIIVSHPDEEVHNPFYPYYSYYCGLTTAKKYFIQHGVTVNNVSTWLKRYEKNLSLISTVSKYEHDSFINSGYGYNENIIKILGFPRHDLLKTNKKDIKKQILLVPTWRNNDDNKEELLSSTYFKNLKKLLNNKKLFEILHNNGYKLVFKPHPNLQKYIHLLEIPKEVINGTSIPYDKLFRESSLLITDYSSVSFDFAYLKKPIIYYQYYEQFNFDTKKSYFNYENMGFGEIIKTEDLLIETIRKYLENNCLMKSKYKERVEKFYKFSDNNNCQRNYAWIKNN